CAATTGGATTTGCGAGAATATGAAGTCATCTTATCTTCATCTCATGCTGTAGCTAAAGGAGTCTTAACCACCCCTAATCAATTGCATATCTGTTATAGCCATAGCCCCATGCGCTACGCTTGGGATTTAACCTTTGATTATCTCAAGCAAAGCAAACTAGGGCAAGGAGCAGTCGGCTGGATCACCCGCCAAATCCTCCATAATTTGCGGCAATGGGACGTAATTAGTGCCAATCGAGTAGATTACTTCATTGCCAACTCTCAACACACAGCCAGACGGATTTGGCGTTGCTATCGTCGAGAAGCAACCGTCATCTATCCACCAGTCAACCTAGATGAATGTCTCTTTTCCTCGGAAAAAGAGGATTTTTACCTGATAGTTTCTCGGTTAGTTAGTTATAAACAAGTTTCCTTAATTATTGAGGCTTTTAATCACCTAAAAAAACCCTTGATCATTATTGGCACAGGTCCCCAAATGAACAAACTACGGGAAATAGCCCAACCACATATTCAAATCTTAGGATGGCAACCCGATCATATCGTCAAAAATTATATGTCCCGTGCCAAAGCCTTTGTTTATGCAGCTTGCGAAGACTTTGGCATTGCCCTAGTTGAAGCCCAAGCTTGTGGAACTCCCGTAATTGCCTATGGTGCAGGTGGTGCATTAGAAACAGTTAGAGATATTCAGACACATCCTGATACAGGAACTGGTATATTATTTAAAATCCAAACAGTAGGAGCTATAGTAGATGCCGTAGAAAAATTTGTAGATCATCAGCATTTATACAATTACGAGTATATACAAACACACGCTAATCAATTTTCTCGCCAGGTTTTTGCAGAACGTTATCTAGGTTTTGTGAATGAATGTCGTGAAAAAGGAGTTTACCAAAAGTAAACATCGGCCTTTTGTATTTATTTTCTGAGAAGAGTGCAAATTTTTCCTCAAAATTACTGCCTTTTAGCTTTAAGATTGGGACTATGTGTGGTGTGGATTATAAAGGAGTATGATGACTGCCCAGAGTTCACTCCTCTCCGGCAAGCGATACCCGCGGAAGGATAACGGTACATCTGTGACTGTTTTATCAAAACGTGGTCAAAAAGTTAAACAGCCAAAGGTGAAATCCAGAAGTTTATCTTTTGAGGGTTTATACGGAGAGTTTTTTAAACGACTGTTTGATATAGTTTTTTCATTGTCGGTCTTGATTTTGTTTTCTCCCATCTACATGATATTGGCCTTATTGATAGCCATAAGCTCAAAGGGTCCGATCTTTTATGTTCAAGAACGGGTGGGCAAAAACTACCGCAGCTTCAATTGCATTAAGTTTCGCACCATGGTCAACAATGCTGACGAAATTCTTGTCGAAATGATGGCTACATCACCTAACCTCCGAGCAGAATTTGAAGACAATTTTAAGCTGAAAACAGACCCAAGAATCACTAAAATTGGTCACTTTTTGCGAATTACCAGCTTAGATGAATTTCCCCAATTTTGGAATGTTCTCAAAGGAGATATGAGTGTAGTTGGTCCAAGACCTTTAGTAGCGGAAGAATTAATCAAATATGGTGATTATATCAATCATGTTTTAACGATTCGTCCTGGAATTACTGGTTTGTGGCAAGTATCCGGGCGTAATGATATTCCATATCCTCGCCGGGTGCAAATAGACCTCCATTATGTCAATTTTAGGAATTTTTGGCTCGATTTGTGGATTATCCTGAAAACAGTTAATGTTGTCATCATGCCCAAAAATAAAGGAGCTTACTAAGTAAGTACGCAAATTCCATCTTATGGGGCAACATTATGCCCCAAAAACTATTTTCGATAGCAAAGGTATAAAATTTATTCTTACGCATATATACGGCTCAAGGAATTTCTATTACTGACAATAATTGATACACTTGAAATCAAGAATATTAATTGAACTAAACCTATAATTATTTGTTAAAGTGTTTTTTAGCAAAAATATTTGTTGACCTTTAAGAGGTTGTTTGAAAAGTATTATATCAAACCCGTAATCTCCAAAAACCTAACCCCCCTACCCCCCTTCCCTGCAAGGGAATGGGGGTTTTAAAGCCTCTCCCCTTGCAGGGGAGCTTGCAGGGGAGAGGTTTGGAGAGGGGTCAGTCTATACATTCAAAACTTTTCAAACATCCTCTAACTTGTAATAGCAACTAATATTTGTAGCCCGACTATTGGGCAGTTATATCAATTAACTGCTAATTTATATCAGAAGGTTTGTAATCTTCAACTAAAAATAACAAGGCATCACCAACCATGATACAAAGAAAACGGGCTTTAATTACTGGTATTACTGGTCAAGATGGTTCTTATTTAACTGAACTGTTACTAGAACAAGGTTATGAAGTACACGGAATTATTCGCCGTACTTCCACCTTTAACACAGACAGAATTGATCATATGTATGAAGATCCTCATAACGAGGGCGCAAGGCTATTTCTCCACTATGGTGATTTGACAGACGGAACAACACTGCGGCGGATTTTAGAAGAAGTTAAACCTACAGAAATTTATAATTTAGGCGCTCAATCCCACGTCCGGGTCAGCTTTGATTCACCTGAATATACAGTAGATGCTGTAGGTATGGGGACATTACGTTTATTAGAAGCAATCCGCGATTATCAACACCGCACTGGGATTGAAGTCCGTTTCTATCAAGCTGGTTCTTCGGAAATGTATGGTTTGGTGCAAGCAGTTCCTCAAAGTGAAACCACACCTTTTTATCCCCGCAGTCCCTACGCTTGTGCTAAGGTGTACGCTCACTGGCAAACCATCAATTACCGCGAATCTTACAATTTATTTGCTTGTAACGGTATTCTTTTTAATCATGAATCTCCAAGACGGGGAGAAACATTTGTTACTCGGAAAATTACTAGAGCAGTAGCCCGCATTGTTGCTGGTAAACAAAAAAATATCTACATGGGTAATTTGGACTCCAAGAGAGATTGGGGCTATGCGAAAGATTACGTCAAAGCTATGTGGTTGATGTTGCAGCAAGAGCAACCGGATGATTATGTGGTGGCTACAGGTGAAACCCATTCAGTGAAGGAGTTTCTGGAGTTAGCATTTAGTTATGTTAATCTCGATTGGCAGAAATACGTAGAATTTGATCAACGTTATCTGCGTCCTGCTGAAGTGGATTTACTAATTGGTGATCCCACTAAAGCCCAGCAGAAATTAGGCTGGCAACCATCGGTAACATTTAAAGAACTGGTTGCGCTAATGGTGGAAGCTGATTTACAAGCTGTGGGTTGTACTTCCTCCAATGGTAATGGTGCAAAATACCCTCAAGATATTGCTACTACCCGTCAAGAATTCGGATCTCTACACTTTTAATTCAGATCAAGGATAATAATATGACAGCCTTAGAATTAGAAAATAAACGAATTCTTGTCACTGGTGGGGCGGGTTTTCTCGGTCGTCAAGTGATAGATCAATTATGTCGGCATGGCGCTAATCGTGAGAAAATTACTGTAACGCGATCGCACGATTGTGATCTACGAGTATGGGAAAATTGCCAACGGGCAGCAGATCAACAGGATATTATCATTCACCTAGCTGCCCATGTTGGTGGCATTGGTCTAAATCGAGAAAAACCCGGCGAGTTATTTTACGATAACTTGATGATGGGAACTCAGTTAATCCATGCAGCTTATCAACAAGGGATAGAAAAGTTTGTCTGTGTAGGAACTATTTGCGCCTATCCTAAGTTTACCCCTGTACCATTTAAAGAAGATGACATCTGGAATGGTTATCCAGAAGAAACTAACGCCCCCTATGGAGTGGCGAAAAAAGCTCTCTTAGTCCAACTACAATCTTATCGTCAGCAGTATGGGTTTAATGGTATTTACCTGTTACCAGTGAACTTGTATGGACCTGAAGATAATTTCAACCCCAGCAGTTCTCATGTAATTCCCGCTTTAATTCGCAAAGTGGAAGAAGCCCAAACCAGGGGAGAAAAACAACTTCCTGTGTGGGGTGATGGTTCTCCTACCCGTGAGTTTTTGTATTCTACGGACGCAGCACGGGGAATAGTCATGGGAACACAGTTTTATAATGATGCTGAACCCGTCAATTTAGGAACTGGTTACGAGATATCCATTAAAGACTTAATCACCCTGATTTGCGAATTAATGGAGTATGACGGGGAAATTGTTTGGGAAACCGACAAACCCAATGGTCAACCCCGACGTTGTTTGGATACGGAAAGAGCAAAACAGGCTTTTGGTTTTACTGCTGAGGTAGAATTTAGAGAAGGCCTGAAAAATACTATTGATTGGTGGCGGAAAACCGCTACATAAGAGTATCTCGTTCCCAGTCTCCGACTGGGAATGCTTCATAGAGTCTCTGACTCTAGTATATATAGAAGGCAGAGCCTTCTTAATTCATTCCCATACAGAGTATGGGAACGAGGGAAATCTAAAATCTAAAATCTAAAATTGTCACAACTAACTAAAAAGGAATTGCGACGGGTTTTACTCCAAAAACGTCAGTCTATGACATTATTAGAATGGCGGGGGAAAAGCGATCGCCTCACCACCAATATCCAAAACTCGGTTATATTTAATCAAGCAAATACCATTCTCGCTTTTTTTAGCTTTCGTCAAGAACCTGATATTAGCTCACTGTATACCAACACTAACAAACGTTGGGGTTTTCCCCGTTGTGTTGATAAATCTCTAGTTTGGCATTCTTGGCAACCCCATGACACAATGAATATCGGTGCTTATGGGATTACTGAACCTCACCACGAAGCACCGATAATAGAGATTGACGAAGTAGATTTAATTATTGTCCCCTGTGTGGGTTGTGATGTCCAAGGATACCGCTTAGGTTATGGTGGGGGATATTAT
The DNA window shown above is from Anabaena sp. WA102 and carries:
- a CDS encoding glycosyltransferase, translated to MSLEYALVHEWLTPQATGGSELVVQEILNHIDADLYALIDFESSNPESYLYKRQIGTTFLQKFPQARQGVQKYLPLLPLAIEQLDLREYEVILSSSHAVAKGVLTTPNQLHICYSHSPMRYAWDLTFDYLKQSKLGQGAVGWITRQILHNLRQWDVISANRVDYFIANSQHTARRIWRCYRREATVIYPPVNLDECLFSSEKEDFYLIVSRLVSYKQVSLIIEAFNHLKKPLIIIGTGPQMNKLREIAQPHIQILGWQPDHIVKNYMSRAKAFVYAACEDFGIALVEAQACGTPVIAYGAGGALETVRDIQTHPDTGTGILFKIQTVGAIVDAVEKFVDHQHLYNYEYIQTHANQFSRQVFAERYLGFVNECREKGVYQK
- a CDS encoding GDP-L-fucose synthase family protein — its product is MTALELENKRILVTGGAGFLGRQVIDQLCRHGANREKITVTRSHDCDLRVWENCQRAADQQDIIIHLAAHVGGIGLNREKPGELFYDNLMMGTQLIHAAYQQGIEKFVCVGTICAYPKFTPVPFKEDDIWNGYPEETNAPYGVAKKALLVQLQSYRQQYGFNGIYLLPVNLYGPEDNFNPSSSHVIPALIRKVEEAQTRGEKQLPVWGDGSPTREFLYSTDAARGIVMGTQFYNDAEPVNLGTGYEISIKDLITLICELMEYDGEIVWETDKPNGQPRRCLDTERAKQAFGFTAEVEFREGLKNTIDWWRKTAT
- a CDS encoding sugar transferase; the protein is MTAQSSLLSGKRYPRKDNGTSVTVLSKRGQKVKQPKVKSRSLSFEGLYGEFFKRLFDIVFSLSVLILFSPIYMILALLIAISSKGPIFYVQERVGKNYRSFNCIKFRTMVNNADEILVEMMATSPNLRAEFEDNFKLKTDPRITKIGHFLRITSLDEFPQFWNVLKGDMSVVGPRPLVAEELIKYGDYINHVLTIRPGITGLWQVSGRNDIPYPRRVQIDLHYVNFRNFWLDLWIILKTVNVVIMPKNKGAY
- the gmd gene encoding GDP-mannose 4,6-dehydratase; the protein is MIQRKRALITGITGQDGSYLTELLLEQGYEVHGIIRRTSTFNTDRIDHMYEDPHNEGARLFLHYGDLTDGTTLRRILEEVKPTEIYNLGAQSHVRVSFDSPEYTVDAVGMGTLRLLEAIRDYQHRTGIEVRFYQAGSSEMYGLVQAVPQSETTPFYPRSPYACAKVYAHWQTINYRESYNLFACNGILFNHESPRRGETFVTRKITRAVARIVAGKQKNIYMGNLDSKRDWGYAKDYVKAMWLMLQQEQPDDYVVATGETHSVKEFLELAFSYVNLDWQKYVEFDQRYLRPAEVDLLIGDPTKAQQKLGWQPSVTFKELVALMVEADLQAVGCTSSNGNGAKYPQDIATTRQEFGSLHF
- a CDS encoding 5-formyltetrahydrofolate cyclo-ligase; amino-acid sequence: MSQLTKKELRRVLLQKRQSMTLLEWRGKSDRLTTNIQNSVIFNQANTILAFFSFRQEPDISSLYTNTNKRWGFPRCVDKSLVWHSWQPHDTMNIGAYGITEPHHEAPIIEIDEVDLIIVPCVGCDVQGYRLGYGGGYYDRLLNSPGWETKATIGVVFDFAYLSQLPVDSWDKPLERVITENGD